The Oncorhynchus mykiss isolate Arlee chromosome 30, USDA_OmykA_1.1, whole genome shotgun sequence genome includes a window with the following:
- the LOC110521826 gene encoding myomegalin isoform X2 — MLDIKMKEACRICARELCGNQRRWIFHPASKLNLQVLLSHALGRELTRDGRGEFACSKCAFMLDRMYRFDTVIARVEALSLERLHKLLLEKDRLRQCIGGLYWKNNTEDQTQDQTGMGMGIGLGGTGAGGLGGTGAPPQGSRPQTAHHSLSSGGLSEGDSPVVDLSALQEARYSSLLQGDLANSVYESWADHEDQQSPAPDHQHHTQHHHPQCSGSETLSGHRSRRCRGCAALRVADSDYEAVCKVPRRLGRRSTSCEPSTRYSGSAMGGEETSTGSESTPVPSESSPLGPESDRTLCDGDTERITLSPGSSIESQDTAVDVAQPCTAHQVGEEEEQGEGGEKDPGKDQRRDPRLQGDDAPREGSVSGLTMELALSLVRIWEYRPLKSPQGSKLPILVKPKLETGLSGLPLSLRTPDYDLYSHPGMPEWVTPSSQQELQTELLEMEEQWLDDYVQCGPFCFQQRLLDEQQGQLRQYETAASQCVTELQKAQLQVHSLQAKIRESEAGNQKLQVRLGDMECELRLVREKAQRQERNVLNLTDTVNSKETEAAELYRVIEEQNNVLCSLKELANRTQLQTLQVSGAELVRGQGEVLALQGSLFQAQLELQEGQRAQRQATRREEDLTRALHRLEKDLQGVMDHRHSTERHNQDLHLVLEKARSELQRKEEQLKEKKGERRREEEEREKSIRELRTSLQTKEQLVQEYSELLDQQQEPREKRDTLLTKLKDRIKDRDRALERAVDEKFRCVEEKEGEMRRLQLLLREKERDLERQRCVLSNNEETITSLEVLVRGKGLELEQVCEAWRSVQRHHEDREERHSRSLRERDTLISQLQNTLHTRTSEAEDLTGALLDKVKAGPSEVVDELKARLSLKEKLFQELLSDRSRQAQEHHSQVQDLLNTIGTRDQYIQESAGRLGEVMSEQTVRLQELRRQLTSCSLAYGSQLGLRGPDFQGTSQDLWALQEELRLALRREREAQAELTALRTQGTARPADRQAEFEEFSSEDNDNVEVNSNYADSMEEEDPKLTARTLATMQNSGGPGKGKLSQEAVGDAQGLVEVKQLVQQKRVVGRELQELKAQLEKSGFSLTRMRKALFSLRMENTELKSHQTERRSETDPRDEQGFLEEGGNEEKLVVEEEDEQLCGVDLSGGWEDECLSQGKCCAPRSTLRDPGLGKRHCTRPVSLDLGDLLSHSTKEGEDITPNYTLVTRATVCMDDYVEEAGGGEAGDRKQSPTETVMVENAVRLRLESEELQERLMVSEATVEAQEEQLRDYRDLPMETSVQQDSKQVQVDLQDMGYETCGRSENEAEREETSSPEFDDLEMCTSLECGGSQWWSGVVHPGKAGPPTSTSKADDFTSLQRLVEDLRSQLSRSQTVIRSLQGRLCSLSTSSDPFGPSNGPSTPRKVNWAIQFQSSPSQSGLDEDEGWESSGGGLGPSPHHPIPDKDLQELVFRVGALEDQLRKGKGTQAGTPGLPAEGKASIWPGPGKFDTLIQAQARELSHLRQRMREGRGVCHILTQHLGDTTKGFEELLRANDIDYYMGQSFREQLAQSSALAQRVSTKISGRDHPEMHDDKTGTELLAIRLSKELQQKDKVIESLQAKLNQRQPRSDTPCSSHALSDTTDQSDRISFVSDDQGSTNEDLELCSDIDAASEYGQEDRRASPRASTDSHCNSVPMSRHPSTPPSNTSSHRHQSSISCLSMQPPEDTQTQTGLYSGPVSRPLPTPPQPQPQPLYHPDLSSQRAPLLFDPYTGTLRPHYHGSGPVGFSLAEVHRELQMLQRQLGDTERFSVPSAKPFVGFQMSADPSSYLAQPLPFHPSPHSGPMKVGTSLLESSAMWDMAYGAQPIRIGAADLSSGSSGYQSGTSHTGSDLLKEQLREIRSLRQRLEDSIQTNDRLRQQLEEGLVNQARDKGAPTNICIQGLDSVSQLSSEIRALKEENLSLQDRLQQASRDSNKEAEQLREALLLGRARVKEAELETERWAEPGRKLQKQTQAQTLEITQLKQDRHNNQEAIKRLQHEVNVFEQQVCESHGLIHSLQYKLQMYHRVCGVPKNTHTGERSHSGESAPFDTRDLHVQLGQQLTSATCPPAAKRQLFHDPALSPTVRETELFSPASPLSPTLDPQETDSSLEGQDPDVSFTNRNGRYAVGHVDDFHALQQQMLEGHVLIGKMEAALQATANHALLELSLDKPADPGFANRLLTSTKTLRQILEEANSLLRMFWRAALPSCEGYPQSTKELSLKDEVHTLRQRLSQQEEALRDAMETLKSSNRTKDSMEHFIVSQLSTTKDVLKKARTNLEENKQRMSSTSPPLPPPLCPLPPVPGLVKVLLPGLPCLSVCLYQIPVIHPSFNHHLEVFMDPPVPEYPRPDLGPEWVQIQNSK, encoded by the exons ATGTTGGACATTAAAATGAAGGAGGCGTGTCGGATCTGCGCCCGTGAGCTCTGCGGTAATCAGCGGCGATGGATCTTCCACCCAGCCTCCAAACTCAACCTGCAGGTGCTGCTGTCCCACGCCCTGGGCAGGGAGCTGACCCGTGATGGCCGTGGGGAGTTTGCCTGTTCCAAGTGTGCCTTCATGCTGGACCGCATGTACCGCTTCGACACAGTGATTGCCCGCGTGGAGGCTCTGTCCCTGGAGCGCCTGCACAAGCTGCTGCTGGAGAAGGACCGGCTGAGACAGTGTATAGGAGGCTTGTACTGGAAGAACAacacagaggaccagacccaAGATCAGACTGGGATGGGAATGGGGATAGGGCTAGGGGGTACTGGGGCTGGAGGGCTAGGGGGTACTGGGGCTCCACCACAGGGGAGTCGCCCTCAGACAGCCCACCACTCTCTGTCCAGTGGTGGGCTGTCTGAGGGTGACTCCCCTGTGGTGGACCTCTCAGCCCTGCAGGAGGCCAGGTACAGCTCCCTGCTTCAGGGCGACCTGGCCAATTCTGTGTACGAATCCTGGGCCGACCACGAGGACCAGCAGAGTCCGGCCCCGGATCACCAGCACCACACCCAGCATCATCACCCTCAATGCTCAGGATCAGAGACTCTGTCTGGGCATCGCTCCAGGCGGTGCAGAGGGTGTGCGGCTCTCCGTGTGGCCGACTCTGACTACGAGGCCGTGTGTAAGGTACCTCGGCGGTTAGGCAGGAGGAGCACGTCGTGTGAACCCTCCACCCGCTACTCAGGCAGTGCCATGGGGGGTGAGGAGACCTCCACAGGGTCAGAGTCCACGCCTGTCCCCTCAGAGTCCTCTCCCTTGGGGCCAGAGAGCGACAGGACCCTGTGCGATGGGGACACAGAGAGGATAACCCTCAGCCCGGGCTCATCGATAGAATCTCAGGACACAGCCGTGGACGTGGCTCAGCCCTGTACCGCTCACCAAGTTGGGGAAGAGgaagagcagggagagggaggagagaaggacccAGGGAAGGATCAGAGGCGAGACCCTCGTCTCCAGGGGGATGATGCCCCCAGGGAGGGGTCAGTCTCTGGGTTGACCATGGAGCTGGCTCTAAGTCTAGTGAGGATCTGGGAGTACAGACCTCTAAAGTCCCCTCAAGGCAGCAAGCTCCCTATCCTGGTCAAACCCAAACTGGAGACGGGCCTCTCTGGGCTCCCCCTGTCCCTCAGAACCCCAGACTATGACCTCTACTCCCACCCTGGTATGCCAGAGTGGGTGACCCCCAGCAGTCAGCAGGAGCTGCAGACAGAGCTGTTAGAGATGGAGGAGCAGTGGCTTGATGACTATGTGCAGTGTGGCCCCTTCTGCTTCCAGCAG AGGCTGCTAGATGAACAGCAAGGCCAGCTTCGTCAGTATGAGACTGCTGCAAGTCAGTGTGTTACTGAGCTCCAGAAGGCCCAGCTCCAGGTCCACTCTCTACAGGCCAAGATCAGAGAGAGCGAGGCCGGGAACCAG AAGCTGCAGGTGCGACTCGGGGACATGGAGTGCGAGCTGCGCCTGGTCAGAGAGAAGGCCCAGAGACAGGAACGAAACGTCCTCAACCTCACCGACACTGTCAACAGCAAGGAGACTGag GCAGCAGAGTTGTACCGGGTCATAGAGGAGCAGAATAACGTGCTGTGTTCTTTGAAAGAGCTGGCCAACAGAACCCAGCTCCAGACACTACAG GTGTCTGGGGCGGAGTTAGTGCGAGGGCAGGGGGAGGTGCTGGCCCTCCAGGGCTCTCTGTTCCAGGCCCAGCTGGAGCTGCAGGAAGGCCAGAGAGCCCAGCGTCAGGCCACCAGGAGGGAGGAGGACCTCACCAGAGCCCTGCACCGCCTGGAGAAAGACCTACAGGGAGTCATGGATCACAGACACAGTACTGAGAGACacaaccag GACTTGCATCTGGTGCTTGAGAAAGCTCGATCAGAGCTGCAGCGGAAAGAGGAACAGCTgaaagagaagaagggagagagacggagagaggaggaggagagggagaagagcatCCGAGAGCTGAGGACCTCACTACAGACCAAAGAGCAGCTGGTGCAg GAGTACTCCGAGTTGTTGGACCAACAGCAGGAGCCCAGGGAGAAGAGGGACACTCTCCTCACCAAACTGAAAGATCGCatcaaggacagagacagagcactGGAG CGAGCGGTGGATGAGAAGTTCcgatgtgtggaggagaaggagggagagatgcgTCGGCTACAGCTTCttctcagagagaaagagagagacctggagagaCAACGCTGTGTACTGTCCAACAACGAAGAGACCATCACG agcCTGGAAGTGCTGGTGCGTGGGAAGGGTTTGGAGCTGGAGCAGGTGTGTGAGGCATGGAGGAGTGTACAGCGCCACCatgaggacagggaggagagacacagccgcagcctgagagagagagacacgctcATCAGCCAGCTACAGAACACCCTGCACACACGTACCAGTGAGGCTGAG GACCTGACTGGAGCCCTGCTAGATAAGGTGAAGGCAGGTCCCAGTGAGGTGGTGGATGAGCTGAAGGCTCGCCTCTCTCTGAAGGAGAAACTGTTCCAGGAACTGCTGTCCGACCGCAGCCGCCAGGCCCAGGAGCACCACTCACAGGTCCAGGACCTGCTCAACACCATCGGTACTAGAGACCAGTACATCCAG GAATCGGCAGGTCGTCTGGGTGAGGTGATGAGTGAGCAGACTGTACGTCTCCAGGAGCTCCGCAGACAGCTAACCTCTTGCTCCCTGGCCTACGGGTCCCAGCTAGGCCTCCGGGGTCCGGACTTCCAGGGGACCAGCCAGGACCTCTGGGCCTTGCAGGAGGAACTGCGTCTGGCTCtgcggagggagagggaggcccAGGCTGAGCTCACAGCCCTCAGGACCCAGGGCACTGCCAGGCCagctgacaggcaggcagagttTGAGG AATTCAGCTCAGAGGACAACGATAATGTTGAGGTCAACAGTAACTATGCAGacagcatggaggaagaggaccCCAAACTGACAGCTCGAACCCTAGCCACCATGCAG AACTCTGGAGGACCTGGGAAGGGGAAGCTGTCCCAAGAGGCAGTGGGAGACGCCCAGGGGCTGGTGGAGGTGAAGCAGCTGGTGCAACAGAAGAGGGTAGTGGGGAGAGAGCTGCAGGAGCTCAAGGCTCAGCTGGAGAAGTCTGGCTTCTCCCTGACCAGGATGAG gaaAGCCCTCTTCAGCCTACGCATGGAGAACACGGAGTTGAAGTCtcaccagacagagagacggtCAGAGACGGACCCCAGGGATGAGCAGGGATTCCTGGAAGAAGGGGGGAATGAAGAAAAGCTggttgtggaggaggaggacgagcaGCTGTGTGGGGTGGATCTATCTGGTGGCTGGGAGGATGAGTGTCTGTCCCAGGGGAAGTGCTGTGCCCCCAGGTCCACCTTGAGAGACCCTGGCCTGGGGAAGAGACACTGCACTAGGCCTGTCTCTTTGGACCTAGGAGACCTGCTGTCCCACTCCACAAAGGAAGGGGAAGACATCACACCAAATTATACTCTAGTAACGCgtgctactgtatgtatg GATGATTATgtggaggaggcaggaggaggagaagctggAGACAGGAAGCAGAGCCCCACAGAAACAGTGATGGTTGAGAATGCTGTGCGGCTCCGGCTGGAGAGCGAGGAGCTGCAGGAGAGACTCATGGTTTCTGAGGCCACCGTGGAGGCTCAGGAGGAGCAGCTCAGAGACTACAGAGATCTACCGA tggAGACGTCTGTGCAGCAGGACAGTAAGCAGGTCCAGGTGGATCTACAGGACATGGGCTATGAGACGTGTGGTCGCAGTGAGAACGAGGCTGAGAGGGAAGAGACCAGCAGCCCAG AGTTTGATGATCTGGAGATGTGCACTTCTCTGGAATGCGGCGGCTCCCAGTGGTGGTCAGGTGTTGTGCATCCTGGGAAGGCCGGTCCTCCAACATCAACCTCCAAGGCTGATGACTTCACATCTCTCCAGCGATTGGTTGAGGACCTGCGCTCGCAACTCTCCCGCTCCCAGACGGTGATCCGGAGCCTCCAGGGCCGCCTGtgctccctctccacctccagtgACCCCTTCGGCCCCTCCAACGGCCCATCCACCCCCCGCAAGGTCAATTGGGCCATCCAGTTCCAGTCCTCGCCCTCCCAGAGCGGCCTGGATGAGGACGAGGGCTGGGAGTCGTCTGGTGGGGGTCTAGGGCCCTCCCCACATCACCCCATACCCGACAAGGATCTCCAGGAGCTGGTGTTTCGCGTGGGAGCCCTGGAGGACCAGCTGAGGAAGGGCAAAGGGACCCAAGCAGGAACTCCAGGGCTCCCTGCAGAGGGAAAGGCTTCCATCTGGCCTGGGCCTGG GAAGTTTGATACCCTAATTCAGGCGCAGGCCCGTGAGCTGTCGCACCTGCGCCAGAGGATGCGAGAGGGGCGTGGCGTGTGCCACATCCTGACCCAGCACCTGGGCGACACCACCAAGGGCTTTGAGGAGCTGCTGCGTGCCAATGACATTGACTACTACATGGGCCAGAGTTTCAGAGAGCAGCTGGCGCAGAGCAGCGCCCTGGCACAGCGAGTCAGCACCAAGATCAGCGGAC GGGATCATCCAGAGATGCATGATGACAAGACTGGCACAGAGCTGCTCGCCATACG gcTGAGTAAGGAGCTCCAACAAAAGGATAAGGTCATTGAGTCTCTCCAAGCCAAACTCAACCAGCGCCAGCCGCGCTCTGACACACCCTGCAGTAGCCATGCCCTCTCTGACACCACTGACCAATCAGACCGCATCTCATTTGTGTCTGATGATCAGGGCTCCACCAATGAGGACCTGGAGCTGTGCTCAGACATAGACGCAGCCAGCGAGTATGGCCAGGAAGACAGACGTGCCTCCCCTAGAGCCAGTACAG ATTCCCACTGTAACAGTGTGCCCATGTCAcgccacccctccacccctccatccaacACTTCATCCCACAGACACCAGTCCTCCATCAGCTGTCTCAGCATGCAGCCGCCAGAGGACACACAGACCcagacag GCCTCTACAGTGGGCCAGTGTCCCGtcccctccccacccctccccagccccaaccccagcctctctACCACCCAGACCTCTCCTCTCAGAGAGCCCCTCTGCTCTTTGACCCCTACACGGGCACCCTGCGACCCCATTACCATGGCAGCGGGCCCGTGGGCTTCTCCCTGGCAGAGGTTCACCGGGAGCTGCAGATGTTACAGAGACAGCTGGGAGATACTGAGC GTTTTTCAGTTCCTTCAGCCAAGCCGTTTGTTGGCTTCCAGATGTCGGCAGATCCCTCCAGTTACCTGGCCCAGCCTCTGCCCTTCCACCCGTCTCCTCACAGTGGCCCCATGAAGGTGGGCACCAGCCTCCTGGAGAGCAGTGCAATGTGGGATATGGCTTACGGTGCTCAGCCAATTAGAATTGGCGCTGCTGATTTGTCATCAGGGTCGTCAGGATACCAGTCTGGCACCAGccatacag GTTCTGACCTATTGAAGGAGCAGCTGAGGGAGATCAGGAGTCTACGTCAACGCCTGGAGGATTCCATCCAGACCAATGACCGCCTCCGACAGCAGCTGGAGGAGGGACTGGTCAACCAAGCCAGAGACAAAG gTGCCCCCACCAACATCTGCATCCAGGGCTTGGACTCTGTCAGCCAGCTTTCCAGTGAGATCAGAGCTCTGAAAGAGGAGAACCTCAGCCTGCAGGACCGACTCCAACAAGCCAGCAGAG ACAGCAATAAGGAGGCGGAACAGCTGCGGGAGGCGTTGCTGTTGGGGCGTGCCCGTGTGAAGGAGGCAGAGTTAGAGACCGAGCGGTGGGCGGAGCCGGGCAGGAAACTGCAGAAGCAGACACAGGCTCAGACCCTGGAGATCACCCAGCTGAAACAGGACAGGCATAACAACCAGGAGGCCATCAAAag GTTGCAGCACGAGGTGAATGTCTTTGAGCAGCAGGTGTGTGAGAGCCATGGCCTTATCCACTCTCTACAGTATAAGCTCCAGATGTACCACAGAGTGTGTGGCGTCCCAAAGAATACACATACAGGTGAACGGTCACACTCAGGGGAGTCTGCACCCTTTGACACCAGGGACCTGCATGTTCAGCTGGGGCAGCAGTTGACCTCTGCGACATGCCCTCCTGCAGCGAAGAGACAGCTCTTCCACG accctgctctctctcccactgtccgAGAGACTGAACTCTTCAGCCctgcttcccctctctcccccacactgGATCCCCAGGAGACTGACTCTTCTCTGGAGGGCCAAGACCCAGACGTCTCTTTTACAAACCGTAATGGCCGCTACGCTGTAGGGCACGTTGATGACTTCCATGCCCTACAGCAGCAGATGCTGGAGGGACACGTCCTCATCGGCAAGATGGAGGCTGCCCTCCAGGCCACTGCCAACCATGCTCTCCTGGAGCTCAGCCTGGATAAG cCTGCGGATCCTGGCTTCGCGAATAGACTGCTGACCAGCACTAAGACCCTGCGGCAGATCCTTGAGGAAGCCAACTCCTTGCTCAGAATGTTCTGGAGGGCAGCCCTGCCCAGTTGTGAGGGGTACCCTCAGAGCACCAAG GAGCTGTCTCTAAAGGATGAGGTCCACACGCTCCGTCAGCGGCTCTCACAGCAGGAGGAGGCTCTAAGGGACGCCATGGAGACCCTGAAGAGCTCCAACCGCACCAAAGACAGCATGGAACACTTCATCGTCAGCCAAC TGTCGACAACAAAGGATGTCTTGAAGAAGGCACGGACAAATTTAGAG GAGAACAAGCAGAGAATGTCCTCCACTtctcccccccttcctcctcctctttgtcctcttcctcctgtccCTGGGTTGGTAAAGGTACTGCTTCCTGGCTTGCCGTGCCTGTCAGTGTGCCTGTATCAGATTCCTGTAATCCACCCTTCCTTTAACCACCATCTAGAGGTCTTCATGGATCCACCTGTACCCGAATACCCGAGACCTGATCTGGGACCCGAGTGGGTCCAGATCCAGAATTCTAAATAA